In Neisseria brasiliensis, the following proteins share a genomic window:
- the pyrH gene encoding UMP kinase: protein MTQQVKYKRVLLKLSGEALMGKDAFGINRDTIMQIVGQVKEIVDLGVQVGVVVGGGNIFRGVSAQAGSMDRATADYMGMMATVMNALALKDAFESLGLKARVQSALSMQQIAETYARPKAIQYLEEGKVLIFAAGTGNPFFTTDTAAALRGAEMNCDVMLKATNVDGVYTADPKKDPSATRYETITFDEALNKNLKVMDATAFALCRERKLNIVVFGIAKDGALRNVILGEDEGTLVHC from the coding sequence ATGACCCAGCAAGTAAAATACAAACGCGTATTATTGAAACTCTCAGGCGAAGCCCTGATGGGCAAAGATGCGTTCGGCATCAATCGCGACACCATCATGCAAATTGTCGGCCAAGTCAAAGAAATTGTTGATTTGGGTGTACAAGTTGGCGTAGTGGTCGGTGGCGGCAATATTTTCCGCGGCGTATCCGCACAAGCCGGCAGCATGGATCGCGCCACCGCCGACTATATGGGCATGATGGCCACCGTGATGAACGCCTTGGCCTTGAAAGACGCTTTCGAATCATTGGGCTTGAAAGCCCGTGTGCAATCTGCTTTGAGCATGCAGCAAATCGCCGAAACCTATGCCCGTCCGAAAGCCATTCAGTATTTGGAAGAAGGCAAAGTATTGATTTTCGCCGCGGGTACCGGTAACCCGTTCTTCACCACCGATACCGCTGCTGCCTTGCGCGGTGCAGAAATGAACTGCGATGTGATGCTGAAAGCCACCAACGTGGATGGCGTGTATACTGCTGACCCGAAAAAAGACCCATCGGCCACCCGCTACGAAACCATCACTTTTGACGAAGCGCTGAACAAAAACCTGAAAGTCATGGACGCCACCGCATTTGCCTTGTGCCGTGAGCGCAAACTCAATATCGTTGTGTTCGGTATCGCCAAAGATGGCGCGCTGAGAAACGTGATTTTGGGTGAAGACGAAGGAACATTGGTGCATTGTTAA
- the frr gene encoding ribosome recycling factor, which translates to MISDIQKTAESKMQRSLEVLKENLSKVRTGRAHTGLLDQVEVEYWGSMVPVSQVANVTLIDSRTIGVKPFESNMAAKVEKAIRDSNLGLNPAAVGDLIRVPMPMLTEERRKDLIKVVRSEAEEGRVSIRNVRRDANDHIKKLLKDKEVPEDDARRGEEAVQKLTDKYIAEVDKTLAAKEEDLMAI; encoded by the coding sequence ATGATTAGTGATATTCAAAAAACTGCTGAAAGCAAAATGCAGCGTTCATTGGAAGTGCTGAAGGAAAACCTGTCTAAAGTCCGCACCGGTCGTGCGCATACCGGCTTATTGGATCAAGTGGAAGTGGAATATTGGGGCAGCATGGTGCCGGTGAGCCAAGTAGCCAACGTGACTTTGATCGACTCGCGCACCATCGGCGTGAAACCGTTTGAAAGCAATATGGCGGCTAAAGTGGAAAAAGCAATTCGCGATTCTAATTTGGGTTTGAACCCTGCCGCAGTGGGCGATTTGATTCGCGTGCCGATGCCGATGTTGACCGAAGAGCGTCGTAAAGACCTGATTAAAGTGGTGCGCAGCGAAGCCGAGGAAGGCCGCGTGTCTATCCGCAATGTGCGCCGCGATGCCAACGACCACATCAAAAAATTGTTGAAAGACAAAGAAGTACCGGAAGATGATGCACGTCGTGGTGAAGAAGCGGTGCAAAAACTGACCGATAAATACATCGCCGAAGTAGATAAAACTTTGGCTGCCAAAGAAGAAGATTTGATGGCCATCTAA
- a CDS encoding isoprenyl transferase, with the protein MNSSTQTILAYTDVPRHIAVIMDGNGRWAKKRFLPRVMGHKRGLDALETMVKYCAEMGVQYLTVFAFSTENWRRPEDEVSFLMGLFLQALQKQVKRLHENNMRLKVIGSRERFHADIVAGIEAGEALTADNTGLTLSIAVDYGGRWDILQAANKVVAEGHSEITEALISRYLMLGDAPEPDLFIRTGGETRISNFLLWQMAYAELYFTDVLWPDFDEKALSAAIASFQNRERRFGRTSEQLPVEQQRG; encoded by the coding sequence ATGAACAGCAGTACGCAGACAATTTTGGCGTATACCGACGTGCCACGTCACATCGCCGTGATTATGGACGGCAACGGCCGTTGGGCGAAAAAACGCTTTCTGCCCCGCGTGATGGGGCACAAACGCGGCCTTGATGCGCTTGAGACCATGGTGAAGTACTGTGCCGAAATGGGCGTGCAATACTTGACCGTGTTTGCCTTTTCAACAGAAAACTGGCGCCGCCCCGAAGATGAGGTTTCTTTTCTGATGGGGCTGTTTTTGCAGGCTTTGCAAAAGCAGGTGAAGCGTTTGCACGAAAATAATATGCGCTTGAAAGTGATCGGCAGCCGCGAGCGGTTTCATGCCGATATTGTGGCGGGGATTGAGGCCGGTGAGGCGCTGACCGCCGACAATACAGGCTTAACCTTGAGTATTGCCGTTGATTACGGCGGCCGCTGGGATATTTTGCAGGCGGCCAACAAGGTGGTGGCCGAGGGCCATAGCGAAATCACCGAAGCGCTCATCAGCCGCTATTTGATGCTGGGCGATGCGCCCGAACCGGATTTGTTTATCCGTACCGGCGGTGAAACCCGCATCAGTAATTTCCTATTGTGGCAGATGGCTTATGCCGAGCTGTATTTTACCGATGTGCTGTGGCCGGATTTCGACGAAAAAGCCTTAAGCGCGGCCATTGCATCTTTCCAAAACCGCGAACGCCGTTTCGGACGCACTTCCGAGCAATTGCCGGTAGAGCAGCAAAGGGGTTGA
- a CDS encoding DUF2846 domain-containing protein: MKILLNSMIAAGLTLSILSGCASVSMADATASNKAKEFNKPSEGNAGLYVYRDSFVGKALKKDIWVDGECLGQSADKVFFYREVTGNQPHKLSTESEFSENHLTINTDAGKNYFVRQYIKMGAFVGGANLEQVDEATGKAAISRLNMATPGNCDKVLPK; the protein is encoded by the coding sequence ATGAAAATTTTACTGAATAGCATGATTGCAGCAGGTCTCACTTTATCTATCCTAAGCGGCTGCGCATCTGTAAGCATGGCAGATGCAACTGCTTCTAATAAAGCCAAAGAATTTAACAAACCGTCAGAAGGAAATGCAGGTTTATATGTTTATCGAGACAGCTTTGTTGGAAAAGCATTGAAAAAAGATATCTGGGTAGATGGCGAATGCTTGGGTCAATCTGCAGATAAAGTCTTCTTTTATAGAGAAGTTACTGGTAATCAACCTCATAAATTATCTACTGAATCAGAGTTTTCAGAAAATCACTTAACAATTAATACCGATGCCGGTAAAAATTATTTCGTTCGTCAATATATCAAAATGGGAGCCTTTGTTGGTGGTGCAAATTTGGAACAAGTAGATGAAGCAACAGGGAAAGCCGCAATCTCTCGTCTAAATATGGCTACACCTGGCAACTGTGATAAAGTCCTACCAAAATAA
- a CDS encoding phosphatidate cytidylyltransferase, translating into MLKQRILTALVLLPVMLGMLFYAPDGLWAAFSGLIALVALWEYARMSGLTKIQINHFIVASLIFGIIAYLGDWKLPNVVWYAVLVFWLLIMPLWLKYKWTLKGGWQAYATGWMLMLPFWYALVDLRPSPESAVSLLAIMGLVWVADIFAYFTGKAFGKNKIAPTISPGKSWEGAVGGAICVALYMTWVWYADWLAFETSWLNVLLIGFVLTVVSVCGDLLESWLKRAAGIKDSSNLLPGHGGVFDRVDSLIAVLSVYAAMMAILN; encoded by the coding sequence ATGTTGAAACAACGAATCCTTACCGCGCTGGTGTTACTGCCCGTGATGTTGGGCATGCTGTTTTATGCACCTGACGGCCTGTGGGCAGCATTTAGCGGCCTGATTGCATTGGTCGCCCTGTGGGAATATGCCCGCATGAGCGGCTTAACCAAAATCCAAATCAACCATTTCATTGTCGCCAGCCTGATTTTCGGCATCATCGCCTATTTAGGCGATTGGAAGCTGCCGAATGTGGTGTGGTATGCCGTGTTGGTATTTTGGCTGCTGATTATGCCGCTGTGGCTGAAGTATAAATGGACGCTGAAAGGCGGTTGGCAAGCGTATGCCACCGGCTGGATGCTGATGCTACCGTTTTGGTATGCATTAGTCGATCTGCGCCCCAGCCCTGAAAGTGCCGTATCACTGTTAGCGATAATGGGTTTGGTGTGGGTGGCCGATATTTTTGCCTATTTCACTGGCAAAGCATTCGGCAAAAACAAAATTGCCCCCACCATCAGCCCGGGAAAAAGCTGGGAAGGCGCTGTCGGCGGCGCAATATGCGTGGCTTTATACATGACTTGGGTATGGTATGCGGATTGGCTGGCGTTTGAAACCAGTTGGCTGAATGTGCTGTTGATTGGTTTCGTCTTGACTGTGGTGAGTGTGTGCGGCGATTTGCTGGAAAGCTGGCTCAAACGTGCCGCCGGTATTAAAGACAGCAGCAACCTGTTGCCCGGACACGGCGGCGTGTTCGACCGCGTGGACAGCCTGATTGCGGTCTTGAGCGTGTATGCCGCAATGATGGCAATTTTGAATTAA
- the tsf gene encoding translation elongation factor Ts: MADITAKMVADLRAATGLGMMECKKALVEAEGNMEKAEEILRIKSGAKAGKLAGRTAAEGVLAYAIEGNVGALVEVNCETDFVAKDAGFVAFANSVAKTAVAQKPASVEALSEAVEAERKEIIAKLGENMSVRRFELIDTANQLTAYIHGALATEGVLVEFKGSEDVARKIGMHIVAAKPVCVSEAEVDAETVEKERRIYTQQAIESGKPADIAEKMVEGRIRKFLAEITLNGQPFVMNPDQTVAQFAKENSTEIISFVRYKVGDGIEKKEVDYAAEVAAAAKV; encoded by the coding sequence ATGGCAGATATTACTGCAAAAATGGTTGCCGACCTGCGCGCCGCTACCGGTCTGGGTATGATGGAATGCAAAAAAGCGTTGGTTGAAGCCGAAGGCAACATGGAAAAAGCCGAAGAGATCCTGCGCATCAAATCAGGCGCGAAAGCCGGTAAATTGGCTGGCCGTACTGCTGCCGAAGGCGTATTGGCTTATGCCATCGAAGGCAACGTGGGTGCTTTGGTTGAAGTAAACTGCGAAACCGACTTCGTTGCAAAAGATGCCGGCTTTGTGGCCTTTGCTAACTCAGTGGCCAAAACCGCTGTTGCGCAAAAACCTGCTTCAGTAGAAGCCTTGAGCGAAGCCGTTGAAGCCGAGCGTAAAGAAATCATCGCCAAATTGGGCGAAAACATGTCTGTACGCCGTTTCGAATTGATCGACACTGCAAACCAACTGACTGCCTACATCCACGGCGCATTGGCGACTGAAGGTGTATTGGTTGAGTTCAAAGGTTCTGAAGATGTTGCCCGCAAAATCGGTATGCACATCGTAGCCGCTAAACCAGTTTGCGTTTCAGAAGCTGAAGTCGATGCCGAAACCGTTGAAAAAGAACGCCGCATCTACACCCAACAAGCCATTGAGTCTGGCAAACCTGCCGACATCGCTGAAAAAATGGTTGAAGGCCGTATCCGCAAATTCTTGGCAGAAATCACTTTGAACGGCCAACCGTTCGTGATGAACCCAGATCAAACCGTGGCTCAATTCGCCAAAGAAAACAGCACCGAAATCATCAGCTTTGTACGTTACAAAGTAGGTGACGGTATCGAGAAAAAAGAAGTTGACTACGCTGCTGAAGTAGCTGCTGCTGCTAAAGTGTAA
- the ispC gene encoding 1-deoxy-D-xylulose-5-phosphate reductoisomerase → MTTQVLTILGSTGSIGVSTLDVIARHPDKFRVFALAGHKQVEKLAAQCVQFAPEYAVVADGEHAAKLQNLLQAKGCKTQVLYGAQALIDVASDEQVSGVMCAIVGAAGLPSALAAAQKGKTIYLANKETLVVSGALFMETAKANGATVLPIDSEHNAIFQVLPRDYQGRLNEHGIQSIILTASGGPFLETDLATFDSITPAQAVKHPNWSMGQKISVDSASMMNKGLELIEAHWLFNCPPEKLEVVIHPQSVIHSMVRYLDGSVLAQMGNPDMRTPIAYCLGLPERIESGVGALDFGSLSALTFKEPDFNRFPCLKLAYEAMHAGGAAPCVLNAANEIAVAAFLDGKIRFTDIAKVVADCLAHNVSDGLHDIESLLAQDAHTRMQAQACIKRLK, encoded by the coding sequence ATGACCACACAAGTTCTCACCATTTTAGGCAGCACCGGCAGTATCGGCGTCAGCACCTTAGACGTGATTGCGCGCCACCCTGATAAATTTCGCGTTTTCGCGCTGGCAGGGCACAAGCAGGTTGAGAAATTGGCAGCGCAATGTGTGCAATTTGCGCCTGAATATGCGGTGGTGGCCGATGGCGAACACGCCGCGAAGTTGCAAAACTTGCTGCAAGCCAAGGGCTGCAAAACCCAAGTGCTTTATGGTGCGCAAGCTTTGATTGATGTGGCGAGCGATGAGCAAGTTAGCGGCGTAATGTGTGCGATTGTCGGCGCGGCCGGTTTACCTTCCGCTTTGGCGGCAGCGCAAAAAGGTAAAACCATTTATTTGGCGAACAAAGAAACCTTGGTCGTATCCGGTGCGTTGTTTATGGAAACCGCCAAAGCCAATGGCGCGACCGTGTTGCCGATCGACAGCGAACACAATGCCATTTTCCAAGTGTTGCCGCGTGATTATCAAGGCCGTCTGAACGAGCATGGCATCCAATCGATTATTTTGACCGCTTCAGGCGGCCCGTTTCTCGAAACTGATTTGGCCACATTCGACAGCATCACGCCGGCGCAAGCGGTGAAGCATCCGAATTGGAGCATGGGGCAGAAAATTTCGGTCGATTCCGCTTCGATGATGAATAAAGGCTTGGAGCTGATTGAAGCGCATTGGCTGTTTAACTGCCCACCCGAGAAGCTCGAAGTGGTGATTCACCCACAATCCGTGATTCACAGCATGGTGCGTTATCTTGATGGCTCGGTGTTGGCGCAAATGGGCAATCCCGATATGCGCACGCCGATTGCCTATTGCTTGGGCTTGCCCGAGCGCATTGAATCGGGCGTGGGCGCGTTGGATTTCGGCAGTTTGTCGGCTTTAACCTTTAAAGAGCCTGATTTCAACCGCTTTCCGTGTTTGAAGCTGGCCTACGAAGCCATGCATGCCGGTGGTGCCGCGCCTTGCGTGTTGAACGCCGCCAACGAAATCGCCGTGGCCGCGTTTTTGGACGGCAAAATCCGTTTTACCGACATTGCCAAAGTGGTGGCCGATTGTTTGGCGCATAATGTTTCAGACGGCCTGCACGATATTGAAAGCCTGCTGGCACAAGATGCACACACACGTATGCAAGCGCAAGCATGCATTAAGCGTTTAAAATAA
- the lpxD gene encoding UDP-3-O-(3-hydroxymyristoyl)glucosamine N-acyltransferase, with translation MTSQTYTLSQIVAEFGGEWRGDDIAIEAVRPLTEAQAGHISFLANPKYKADVYDSQAGAVIVSAKSADEFSGRNLIVAADPYLYFAKVARLFSPIVKATGGVHPTAVIEPSATVPASCEIGANVYIGANTVLGENCRILANAVVEHDCTLGEETVIHPNAVIYYGCTLGKRVEIHSGAVIGADGFGLAFAGDSWFKIPQTGGVTLGDDVEIGSNTNIDRGAMSDTTVGNGTKIDNQIQIGHNCKIGSHTVIAAKTGISGSVTIGNYCIIGGGVGTVGHIEIADKTNIGGGTSLTHSITEPGQHIAGIFPDMPYKEWVRNGVHIRHLNDMHKRLKQLEKTLNTDNPIHTDSEK, from the coding sequence ATGACTTCACAAACCTACACCCTTTCCCAAATCGTGGCCGAATTTGGCGGCGAATGGCGCGGCGACGATATTGCCATTGAAGCCGTGCGCCCGTTGACCGAAGCGCAGGCCGGGCACATCAGCTTTTTGGCCAACCCGAAATACAAAGCCGATGTATACGACAGCCAAGCCGGCGCGGTGATTGTGTCGGCCAAATCTGCTGATGAATTCAGCGGCCGTAACCTGATTGTTGCCGCTGACCCTTATCTCTATTTTGCCAAAGTGGCGCGTTTGTTTTCACCCATCGTGAAAGCCACCGGTGGCGTGCATCCGACTGCCGTGATTGAGCCGAGCGCGACTGTGCCGGCCAGCTGCGAAATCGGTGCCAACGTCTATATAGGTGCCAATACCGTTTTGGGCGAAAACTGCCGCATTCTGGCCAATGCGGTGGTCGAACACGACTGCACATTGGGTGAAGAAACCGTGATTCATCCCAACGCCGTAATCTACTACGGCTGCACCTTGGGTAAGCGCGTGGAAATCCATTCCGGCGCGGTTATCGGTGCCGATGGTTTCGGCTTGGCTTTTGCTGGTGATTCATGGTTTAAAATCCCACAAACTGGCGGCGTAACCTTGGGCGATGATGTCGAAATCGGCTCGAATACCAATATCGACCGTGGTGCCATGAGCGACACCACCGTCGGCAACGGTACCAAAATCGACAACCAAATCCAAATCGGCCACAACTGCAAAATCGGTTCGCATACCGTGATTGCCGCCAAAACCGGCATTTCCGGCAGCGTGACCATCGGCAATTACTGCATCATCGGCGGCGGTGTCGGCACCGTCGGCCACATTGAAATTGCTGACAAAACCAACATCGGCGGCGGCACCAGCCTGACCCACAGCATCACCGAACCAGGGCAGCACATTGCCGGCATCTTCCCCGACATGCCGTATAAGGAATGGGTGCGCAACGGCGTACACATCCGCCATCTGAATGACATGCACAAGCGTCTCAAGCAGTTGGAAAAAACACTGAACACCGATAACCCAATCCACACTGATTCTGAAAAATAA
- the rseP gene encoding RIP metalloprotease RseP — translation MQTLLAFLVAILILVSLHEFGHYIVARWCGVKVLRFSVGFGKPFFTKKRGDTEWCLAPIPLGGYVKMVDTREGNVSEQDLPYAFDKQHPAKKIAIVAAGPLTNLALAVLLYGLSFSFGVTEIRPYVGMVEPASIAAKAGFQPGDKIQSVNGTAVGEWGDAQTEIILNVEAGKVDVAVQTASGQDAMRVIDAAGTPEAGKIAKNNGNIGLWPFKITNHVGFVQEGSPAEQAGLKTGDKLISADGREIGEWAAWAELFRDSPGKKLEVVYERDGQIFQTALRPNTVELKDGTLVGRVGVAAQRDEAWDKQVRFQYTPSVGEAFQMGWDKMVGYSATTLKFFGKLITGNASASHVSGPLTIADVAGRSASLGLQSYLEFLALVSISLGILNLLPVPVLDGGHLVYYTAEWIRGKPLSERIQAIGLRFGLAAMLMLMAVAFFNDINRLFG, via the coding sequence TTGCAAACCTTATTAGCATTTCTCGTGGCGATTCTGATTCTGGTCAGCCTGCACGAATTCGGCCATTATATTGTGGCGCGTTGGTGCGGCGTGAAAGTCTTGCGCTTTTCTGTCGGCTTCGGTAAGCCGTTTTTCACTAAAAAACGTGGCGACACCGAATGGTGTTTGGCGCCGATTCCGTTGGGCGGCTATGTGAAAATGGTCGATACGCGCGAAGGCAATGTGTCGGAACAAGACTTGCCTTATGCCTTCGATAAGCAGCATCCGGCCAAGAAAATTGCCATCGTCGCTGCCGGCCCGCTGACCAATCTGGCTTTGGCGGTGTTGCTGTATGGCTTGAGTTTTTCTTTCGGTGTGACCGAAATCCGCCCGTATGTCGGCATGGTCGAACCGGCCAGTATCGCCGCCAAAGCGGGTTTCCAGCCGGGCGATAAAATCCAGTCGGTCAATGGCACCGCTGTTGGCGAGTGGGGCGATGCGCAAACCGAAATTATTTTGAACGTGGAAGCAGGCAAGGTGGATGTGGCCGTTCAGACGGCTTCTGGGCAAGACGCAATGCGCGTGATTGACGCCGCCGGTACGCCGGAAGCGGGTAAAATTGCGAAAAATAACGGCAACATCGGCTTGTGGCCTTTTAAAATCACCAACCATGTCGGCTTCGTGCAGGAAGGCAGCCCGGCCGAGCAAGCCGGTTTGAAAACGGGCGATAAGCTGATCAGTGCCGATGGTCGCGAAATCGGCGAATGGGCGGCTTGGGCGGAATTGTTCCGCGACAGCCCAGGCAAGAAGCTGGAAGTGGTGTATGAGCGCGACGGCCAAATCTTTCAGACGGCCTTACGCCCCAATACCGTAGAATTGAAAGACGGCACCTTAGTCGGCCGTGTCGGCGTGGCTGCGCAGCGTGATGAAGCGTGGGATAAGCAAGTTCGCTTCCAATACACGCCGTCGGTCGGCGAAGCCTTTCAAATGGGCTGGGATAAAATGGTCGGCTATTCGGCCACTACCTTGAAATTTTTCGGTAAGCTGATTACCGGCAACGCTTCGGCCAGCCATGTTTCGGGGCCGTTGACGATTGCCGATGTGGCCGGTCGTTCGGCTTCATTGGGCTTGCAGAGTTATTTGGAATTTTTGGCCTTGGTCAGCATCAGTTTGGGTATTCTCAACTTGCTGCCGGTGCCTGTTTTAGACGGCGGTCACTTGGTGTATTATACCGCCGAATGGATACGCGGAAAGCCGTTGAGCGAGCGCATTCAGGCCATCGGTTTACGATTCGGTCTGGCTGCCATGCTGATGTTGATGGCGGTGGCGTTCTTTAATGATATTAATCGTTTGTTTGGATAA
- the bamA gene encoding outer membrane protein assembly factor BamA — protein sequence MKLKQIASALMMLGLAPLALADFTIQDIRVEGLQRTEPSTVFNYLPVKVGDNFSDERSEEIIRNLYATGFFDDVRVETLGNQVLLTVVERPTIATLNITGAKMLQNDAIKKNLEAFGLAQSQYFNQATLNQAIAGLKQEYMSRGKQSVEIKPTVTKLARNRVAIDIAVEEGKTTKITNIEFEGNEKYSDRKLMKQMSLSEGGMWTWLTKSNQFNEQKFAQDMQRVNDFYQNNGYFGFRILDTDIQTNEDKTQQTIKVVVDEGERFRWGKVHIEGDTREVPKEDLYKLLKMKEGKWYERQQMVTALEGIQNRMGSAGYAFSEVNVQPQPNPETKVVDFVLHIEPGRKVYVNEINITGNNKTRDEVIRRELRQMEAAPYDTSKLQRSKERVELLGYFDNVQFDAKPVAGTPDQVDLNMSLTERSTGSLDLSAGWVQDTGMVVSAGVAQDNLFGTGKSASARLSRSKTTLNGSLSFTDPYFTPDGVSLGYDIYGRKYDPRKASSSAKQYQTTTVGGGLRMGVPITEYDRVNFGLAAEHLKVNTYTGAPKRYKEFMQDHTGSEIGSYKGWLYKGTIGWGRNKTDNALWPTRGYMTGINGEVALPGSDLKYYTLTHNQTWFFPLSKDLTLMLGGEVGYGNSYGNTKTMPFFENFYGGGLGSVRGFESGTLGPKVYDEYGDKISYGGNRKANVSAELLFPMPGIKDARTVRLSMFADAGSVWDGKTYGDKQNDNGNNVYGLGVNHKSTFKEELRYSAGAAVTWLSPLGPMKFSYAYPIKKKEGDEIQRFQFQLGTTF from the coding sequence ATGAAATTAAAACAGATTGCTTCTGCTTTGATGATGTTGGGTTTGGCGCCTTTGGCATTGGCCGATTTCACCATTCAGGATATTCGTGTCGAAGGTTTGCAACGCACTGAGCCGAGCACCGTGTTCAACTACCTGCCGGTCAAAGTGGGCGACAACTTCAGCGATGAGCGCAGTGAAGAAATCATCCGCAACCTGTATGCTACGGGCTTCTTTGACGATGTGCGCGTGGAAACCTTGGGCAATCAAGTGCTGCTGACCGTGGTTGAGCGTCCGACCATCGCCACTTTGAACATCACTGGCGCGAAAATGCTGCAAAACGATGCCATCAAGAAAAACTTGGAAGCGTTCGGTTTGGCGCAATCGCAATATTTCAACCAAGCAACTTTGAATCAAGCCATTGCCGGCCTGAAACAAGAATACATGAGCCGCGGCAAACAGTCGGTAGAAATCAAGCCGACTGTGACTAAGTTGGCGCGTAACCGTGTTGCGATTGATATCGCGGTAGAAGAAGGTAAAACCACTAAAATCACTAACATTGAGTTTGAAGGCAACGAAAAATATTCTGACCGCAAGCTGATGAAACAAATGTCGTTGAGTGAAGGCGGCATGTGGACGTGGCTGACCAAAAGCAATCAATTCAACGAACAAAAATTCGCGCAAGACATGCAGCGCGTGAATGATTTCTATCAAAACAACGGCTATTTCGGCTTCCGCATTTTAGATACCGACATTCAAACCAACGAAGACAAAACCCAACAAACCATCAAAGTGGTGGTGGATGAAGGCGAGCGTTTCCGTTGGGGTAAAGTGCACATTGAAGGCGACACGCGCGAAGTGCCGAAAGAAGATTTGTACAAACTGCTGAAAATGAAAGAAGGCAAGTGGTACGAACGCCAGCAAATGGTGACTGCGCTGGAAGGCATTCAAAACCGCATGGGTAGCGCCGGTTATGCCTTTAGTGAAGTGAATGTACAGCCGCAACCGAATCCGGAAACCAAAGTGGTGGATTTTGTGTTGCACATCGAACCGGGTCGCAAAGTCTATGTAAACGAAATCAACATCACCGGCAACAACAAAACCCGTGATGAAGTGATTCGCCGCGAATTGCGCCAAATGGAAGCCGCACCTTACGATACGTCTAAGCTGCAACGCTCTAAAGAACGCGTGGAATTGTTGGGCTATTTTGACAACGTACAATTCGATGCCAAACCAGTGGCCGGCACGCCTGACCAAGTCGATTTGAACATGAGCCTGACTGAACGTTCGACCGGCTCGCTGGACTTGAGCGCAGGTTGGGTGCAGGATACCGGTATGGTGGTTTCCGCCGGTGTGGCGCAGGATAACTTGTTCGGTACCGGTAAATCCGCTTCTGCCCGTTTGTCGCGCAGTAAAACCACGCTCAATGGCTCGCTGTCGTTTACCGATCCATACTTTACACCGGATGGCGTGAGCTTGGGCTACGACATTTACGGCCGCAAATACGACCCGCGTAAAGCGTCTTCCAGCGCGAAACAATATCAAACCACTACCGTCGGCGGCGGTTTGCGCATGGGTGTGCCGATTACCGAATACGACCGTGTGAATTTCGGTTTGGCGGCTGAGCATTTGAAGGTGAACACCTATACCGGCGCGCCGAAGCGATATAAAGAGTTTATGCAAGACCATACCGGTAGTGAAATCGGCAGCTACAAAGGCTGGCTGTACAAAGGCACCATCGGCTGGGGGCGCAATAAAACCGATAATGCCTTGTGGCCGACCCGCGGCTACATGACCGGTATTAATGGTGAAGTGGCCTTGCCGGGCAGCGATTTGAAATACTACACTCTGACTCATAATCAGACTTGGTTCTTCCCACTGAGCAAAGATTTAACCCTGATGTTGGGTGGTGAAGTGGGCTATGGCAACAGCTACGGCAATACCAAAACCATGCCGTTCTTTGAAAACTTCTACGGTGGCGGTTTAGGCTCAGTACGCGGCTTTGAAAGCGGCACCTTAGGCCCGAAAGTATATGATGAATACGGCGACAAAATCAGCTATGGTGGTAACCGAAAAGCCAACGTATCGGCTGAATTGCTGTTCCCAATGCCAGGCATCAAAGATGCGCGCACCGTGCGTTTGAGCATGTTTGCCGATGCGGGCAGCGTGTGGGACGGTAAAACCTACGGTGATAAACAAAATGATAATGGCAACAATGTCTATGGCCTAGGTGTTAACCACAAATCGACCTTTAAAGAAGAGTTGCGTTACTCTGCCGGTGCGGCGGTGACTTGGCTCTCGCCTTTGGGTCCGATGAAATTCAGTTATGCTTATCCGATTAAGAAAAAAGAAGGCGATGAAATCCAACGCTTCCAATTCCAATTGGGTACTACATTCTGA
- a CDS encoding OmpH family outer membrane protein, with protein sequence MKKLSTIIRLGGAAVLGFGLMAQAVAAETVQKLGFINTERVYLESKQAQGIQAKLEKEFAGRQKTLQKLQKEGAELEKKLADKSLQGQAREHVAKQWGDMVQRFRREQAELAEDYNLRRNEEFAALQQNANRVILELAKKEGYDVILQDVIYVNSKYDITDSVIKAMNAR encoded by the coding sequence ATGAAAAAATTATCGACAATCATCCGTTTGGGCGGCGCTGCGGTCTTGGGCTTTGGCTTGATGGCGCAAGCAGTAGCGGCCGAAACTGTACAGAAACTCGGCTTTATCAATACCGAGCGCGTGTATCTTGAATCTAAACAAGCGCAAGGCATTCAGGCTAAGTTGGAAAAAGAATTTGCCGGTCGCCAAAAAACCTTGCAAAAGCTGCAAAAAGAAGGTGCAGAGTTGGAGAAAAAACTGGCCGATAAAAGCTTACAAGGCCAAGCGCGCGAGCATGTTGCCAAGCAATGGGGTGACATGGTGCAGCGTTTCCGCCGCGAGCAAGCCGAATTGGCGGAAGACTACAACTTGCGCCGCAATGAAGAATTTGCCGCTTTGCAGCAAAACGCCAACCGCGTGATTCTTGAATTGGCTAAAAAAGAAGGCTATGACGTGATTTTGCAGGACGTGATTTACGTCAACAGCAAATACGACATCACTGACAGCGTGATTAAAGCGATGAATGCCCGATAG